The following coding sequences are from one Leptolyngbya sp. NIES-3755 window:
- a CDS encoding gamma-glutamyltransferase (similar to AA sequence:cyanobase_aa:PCC7424_3089), with the protein MKTNSREGFSTVKQIDRYPYGSHRRVVMGNRGAVATSQPLATLAGIQMLLAGGNAIDAAIATAIALTVVEPTSNGIGSDAFALVWDGQLRSLNASGRSPQHLPTQSFLELPKMPDLGWGTVTVPGAVSAWRALSDRWGKLPFERLFEPAIHYAEEGFPVSPETARAWKRAEQVFTKLTGAEFEPFQSVFFPTGRAPRAGEVWNSLNHAKTLRSIAQSNGESFYRGELADAIAEFAEQTGGFIDRADLANHQCNWVDPISTNYRGVTVWETPPNTHGIATLIALNILEGFELSKYPRDSVESFHLQIEAMKLAFVEVDRHVGDPLSMLVSHTDLLDKAYAAERRQLITDTALSSISSGLPKGGTVYLAAADQALMVSFIQSNYAGFGSGILIPGTGIALQNRASGFSTEAGHPNQVAPSKRPYHTIIPGFLSIEDQPIGAFGVMGGFMQPQGHLQMVVNLVDYEMNPQTALDAPRWRWSANNQVLLEQTVSSDIAIALSDRHHNIQLTAEPSAFGRGQIILKNNNVLIAGSESRADGCAIAM; encoded by the coding sequence TTGAAGACTAATTCTAGAGAAGGATTTTCTACCGTAAAACAGATTGACCGTTACCCTTATGGATCTCATCGTCGCGTCGTAATGGGAAACAGAGGAGCAGTCGCAACGAGCCAACCTTTGGCAACGTTAGCTGGAATACAAATGTTACTGGCAGGTGGAAACGCGATCGATGCCGCTATTGCCACTGCGATCGCGCTTACGGTTGTCGAACCGACCTCCAATGGAATTGGCTCTGATGCGTTTGCGCTCGTCTGGGATGGTCAACTCCGTAGCCTGAACGCCTCCGGTCGAAGTCCTCAACATCTTCCAACTCAAAGCTTTCTAGAGCTACCTAAAATGCCAGATTTAGGCTGGGGAACTGTGACTGTTCCGGGGGCAGTATCAGCTTGGAGAGCATTATCCGATCGTTGGGGTAAGCTTCCTTTTGAGCGATTGTTTGAGCCTGCAATCCACTATGCAGAAGAAGGCTTTCCGGTCTCTCCTGAAACAGCAAGAGCTTGGAAAAGAGCGGAACAGGTTTTTACTAAACTTACTGGAGCAGAATTCGAGCCGTTTCAATCTGTGTTTTTTCCCACAGGTCGCGCTCCTCGTGCGGGAGAAGTTTGGAATAGTCTGAATCATGCGAAAACACTTCGATCGATCGCTCAATCAAACGGCGAATCTTTCTATCGAGGAGAGCTTGCAGATGCGATCGCAGAATTTGCAGAACAGACTGGAGGATTTATCGATCGTGCTGATCTCGCAAATCATCAATGTAACTGGGTTGATCCAATTTCAACGAACTATCGAGGCGTAACGGTTTGGGAAACGCCACCCAACACACATGGAATTGCGACTTTGATCGCATTGAACATTCTAGAAGGCTTTGAACTATCAAAATATCCACGTGATTCTGTAGAAAGCTTTCATCTGCAAATTGAGGCGATGAAATTAGCATTTGTGGAAGTCGATCGACACGTCGGTGATCCACTCTCAATGTTAGTTTCTCACACCGATTTACTCGATAAAGCTTACGCAGCCGAAAGACGACAGTTAATCACAGATACTGCCTTGTCTTCGATTAGCTCAGGACTTCCCAAAGGTGGAACAGTCTATCTAGCAGCAGCAGACCAAGCTTTAATGGTGTCCTTCATCCAATCAAACTATGCTGGCTTTGGTAGTGGTATCCTGATTCCCGGTACGGGTATTGCATTACAAAATCGTGCAAGTGGATTCTCAACTGAAGCAGGACATCCCAATCAAGTTGCACCGAGTAAACGTCCTTATCACACGATTATTCCGGGATTTCTAAGCATTGAAGATCAGCCGATCGGCGCTTTTGGTGTGATGGGCGGATTCATGCAGCCTCAAGGACATTTACAGATGGTTGTCAATCTCGTTGACTATGAAATGAATCCTCAAACTGCTTTAGATGCTCCTCGCTGGCGATGGTCTGCAAACAATCAGGTACTACTAGAGCAAACGGTTTCCTCTGACATTGCGATCGCACTTTCCGATCGTCATCACAACATTCAACTCACCGCAGAACCGAGTGCATTTGGTCGAGGTCAAATCATTCTGAAGAATAACAATGTGCTAATTGCAGGCTCAGAATCGAGAGCAGATGGATGTGCGATCGCAATGTAA